From a single Candidatus Auribacterota bacterium genomic region:
- a CDS encoding sigma-54 dependent transcriptional regulator produces the protein MESILIVDDNADLRMTLSDILREEGFDTFAVEDGKAAIKKVKKVRPDLALLDIKLPGMDGVELLEEMKRIDKNLIIIMLTAFGEVKDAVRAMKLGAFDYITKPFDNEELVLVIRKALQSHYLSREVEILRKRLGEKTALEQSMGKSSVIMRVISQAKIVAPTTMTVLIQGESGTGKELLAQMIHESSPRKDKPFVAVDCGAIPETLVESELFGHERGAFTGADALKEGKFEQAQGGSIFLDEVGNLTENVQVKLLRALQERRIQHLGGRRGVDVDVRVIVATNVNLTEWVKRGKFRQDLFHRLNEFCIALPPLRQRKDDIVMLADHFLKEANEEFGKKAEGFSKAAVGYLLEYGYPGNVRELRNMVRRAVLMAGGGVIEPEYMSPDAPGAPLEAVNDVEESLELKVDLNEGASFEEIRGRVERSLITKAIALAGGNKVKAAKMLQMNRKALYRKMKKLGISINGEGIE, from the coding sequence ATGGAATCCATTTTAATTGTAGACGATAACGCCGATTTGCGCATGACCCTCTCTGATATCCTGAGGGAAGAAGGGTTTGACACGTTCGCTGTTGAAGATGGGAAAGCCGCGATTAAAAAGGTCAAGAAGGTCAGGCCGGACCTGGCCTTGCTGGACATCAAGCTACCCGGGATGGATGGGGTTGAGCTTTTAGAGGAGATGAAGAGGATTGATAAGAATCTTATCATCATAATGCTTACCGCGTTCGGCGAGGTGAAAGACGCGGTGCGAGCAATGAAATTGGGCGCGTTCGATTACATTACGAAGCCGTTCGATAACGAGGAGCTGGTCCTTGTGATCAGGAAAGCGCTCCAGTCGCACTATCTGAGCAGAGAGGTGGAGATACTGAGGAAGAGATTGGGGGAGAAGACCGCCCTGGAGCAGTCAATGGGGAAAAGCAGTGTGATTATGCGCGTGATAAGCCAGGCCAAAATTGTCGCGCCGACCACTATGACCGTTCTGATCCAGGGTGAGAGCGGAACCGGCAAGGAACTGCTCGCGCAGATGATTCATGAGAGCAGCCCGCGGAAGGACAAGCCGTTCGTCGCAGTTGACTGTGGAGCGATCCCTGAGACGCTGGTAGAGAGCGAGCTCTTCGGCCATGAGCGGGGAGCCTTCACGGGCGCGGATGCCCTGAAGGAGGGTAAATTCGAGCAGGCGCAGGGAGGCAGCATCTTTCTGGATGAGGTAGGCAATCTCACCGAAAATGTGCAGGTGAAACTGCTCCGGGCGCTTCAGGAACGCAGGATACAACATCTGGGGGGGAGAAGGGGTGTGGATGTTGATGTGAGGGTGATTGTGGCGACAAACGTCAATTTGACGGAATGGGTAAAACGGGGGAAGTTCCGGCAGGACCTCTTCCACCGCCTCAATGAGTTTTGCATCGCGCTTCCTCCCCTCCGTCAGAGGAAAGACGATATTGTCATGCTCGCCGACCATTTTCTAAAAGAGGCGAATGAGGAGTTCGGAAAAAAGGCGGAAGGTTTTTCTAAAGCGGCGGTTGGATATTTGCTTGAGTATGGTTACCCGGGTAATGTGCGGGAGCTCAGGAACATGGTGAGAAGAGCCGTCCTGATGGCCGGCGGGGGGGTTATTGAACCGGAGTACATGTCCCCTGATGCGCCGGGGGCGCCGCTGGAGGCGGTTAACGATGTGGAAGAAAGCCTGGAATTGAAGGTGGATCTGAACGAGGGCGCCTCCTTTGAGGAAATCAGGGGGAGGGTTGAAAGGAGTCTTATCACAAAGGCAATCGCGCTGGCGGGAGGCAACAAGGTCAAAGCGGCGAAGATGTTGCAGATGAACAGGAAGGCGCTGTACCGGAAAATGAAGAAGCTGGGTATATCTATCAATGGTGAAGGAATAGAATGA
- a CDS encoding DUF4258 domain-containing protein — protein MIELIRQKINEGKYQITKHCQRRCDGRGILLKEIKKVITEGEIIETYPKDSPYPSCLILGYVRNGRPLYILCAVGELVHIITVHWLDPGKWLDPKTRREKMP, from the coding sequence ATGATTGAACTCATTCGCCAAAAGATTAACGAAGGCAAATATCAAATTACTAAACACTGCCAAAGGCGTTGTGATGGTCGAGGCATTTTACTTAAAGAGATAAAGAAAGTCATCACCGAAGGTGAGATTATCGAAACATATCCAAAGGATTCTCCTTATCCAAGCTGTCTTATTCTAGGCTATGTTCGCAATGGCAGGCCCCTTTATATTCTCTGCGCGGTGGGAGAACTTGTTCATATTATTACTGTCCATTGGCTTGATCCTGGCAAGTGGCTAGATCCTAAAACCAGAAGGGAAAAAATGCCATGA
- a CDS encoding ATP-binding protein, with protein sequence MMNDPGKQCISIEELIDSVIILDREGRIREINRAALDLLAYDRKALLNRPMRKVCKDFSLAGIMEKVPIRDCEMIYRDRRNNEIPVSVNVSAAKKGEELISDVILVARNIRKIKELIRELTGSREELEKSYAELRDKKDELVKSEKLAFTGRISANIAHEIRNPLTNVAMSVRALEKALKPGGAASRYIEVIVRNTERINFLITELLNCARPSKLDLRLHDPHKILHSALESVRPKIKSQNIKVVKKFTPGLLKISVDREYIERVFLNIIKNAVEAMPRRGILTIATECSDETFMMMIQDTGRGIPENDIIRLFDPFFSTKKEGVGLGLTVCYGIIVSHGGTIEVESKPRQGSTFTISLPRFREVVPE encoded by the coding sequence ATGATGAATGATCCTGGGAAGCAATGCATCTCTATTGAAGAGTTGATTGACAGCGTGATTATTTTGGACAGGGAGGGGAGGATCAGAGAAATCAACCGCGCGGCCCTGGATCTTCTGGCATATGACAGGAAGGCCTTGTTGAACAGGCCGATGAGAAAGGTGTGCAAGGATTTTTCTCTCGCCGGGATTATGGAAAAAGTCCCGATCAGGGATTGTGAGATGATATATCGGGACAGGCGGAATAATGAAATCCCCGTGAGTGTTAATGTGTCCGCCGCTAAAAAAGGGGAAGAGCTGATATCAGATGTTATTTTGGTTGCCAGGAACATCAGGAAAATAAAGGAACTGATCAGAGAACTCACAGGGTCCAGGGAAGAGCTCGAAAAATCTTACGCGGAGCTGCGTGACAAGAAGGATGAACTTGTAAAATCCGAGAAACTCGCGTTCACAGGCCGCATCTCCGCTAACATTGCCCATGAGATAAGAAACCCTCTCACGAATGTTGCCATGTCTGTGAGAGCGCTTGAGAAGGCCCTTAAACCGGGAGGTGCTGCATCCAGATATATTGAAGTAATTGTGAGAAATACGGAAAGGATTAACTTCCTGATCACGGAGCTGCTCAATTGCGCAAGGCCGTCCAAACTGGACCTTCGCTTGCATGATCCGCATAAGATATTGCATAGCGCGCTGGAATCTGTCAGGCCAAAGATAAAATCGCAGAATATAAAGGTGGTTAAAAAGTTCACCCCGGGTCTGTTAAAGATCAGTGTTGATAGGGAATATATCGAGCGTGTCTTTCTGAATATAATAAAAAATGCTGTTGAGGCCATGCCAAGAAGGGGAATATTGACTATCGCAACCGAATGCAGCGACGAGACTTTCATGATGATGATACAGGATACAGGGAGGGGAATTCCGGAGAACGATATTATCAGGTTGTTTGATCCTTTCTTCAGCACTAAAAAGGAGGGCGTGGGCTTGGGACTGACTGTATGCTATGGGATCATCGTGAGTCACGGCGGGACTATAGAGGTGGAGAGCAAGCCCCGGCAGGGCTCAACGTTTACAATATCCCTGCCGAGGTTCCGGGAAGTTGTACCTGAGTAA
- the gvpA gene encoding gas vesicle structural protein GvpA (There are 14 genes on the gvp gene cluster in halophilic archaea. The product of gvpA is a structural component of gas vesicles, which provide buoyancy to cells and promote flotation. It has been reported that the products of gvpAO and gvpFGJKLM represent the minimal set required for gas vesicle formation in halophilic archaea.): MAVEKTIGSSSLVEVIDRILDKGIVVDAWVRVSLVGIELLAVEARIVAASVETYLKYAEAIGLTASAA, translated from the coding sequence ATGGCAGTGGAAAAGACGATCGGATCGTCCAGCCTGGTTGAGGTTATCGACCGGATACTGGACAAGGGCATCGTGGTTGATGCCTGGGTGAGAGTGTCGTTGGTGGGTATTGAGCTGCTCGCTGTTGAAGCCAGAATCGTGGCGGCATCAGTCGAGACGTACCTGAAGTATGCCGAAGCAATCGGCCTGACCGCGTCGGCAGCGTAA
- a CDS encoding DUF3627 domain-containing protein, which produces MGIADSMKRLGEDIIGSYDLRVKALGELVADTQKTLKGFTQDRKRMSAEQAKSLADFVEDLSKNVESTLKRFQKEHKEMSEELSESLTDFVKDLTKNVGTMMKAIAKAHKEMADNLEEGLEKGEADRIKGFKAMMGDIRKGIKDIETHVKNKLKEFSDAHADMSEELKKELAKYVAGIVSETKKLLGGFSDEREKMAANWQDMAATMDKRKGAKLVKVEAGEKVTTVEDAVKKPGKKGGRRKGKKG; this is translated from the coding sequence ATGGGTATTGCAGATAGCATGAAAAGGTTGGGCGAGGATATCATCGGCTCGTATGATCTGCGGGTAAAGGCGCTCGGTGAGCTGGTGGCTGATACCCAAAAGACCTTAAAAGGCTTCACGCAAGACAGGAAGAGAATGAGCGCGGAACAGGCTAAGTCATTAGCCGATTTCGTCGAGGATCTGTCGAAAAACGTGGAAAGCACGCTTAAAAGATTCCAGAAAGAGCATAAAGAAATGAGTGAGGAGTTATCAGAAAGTTTGACTGACTTCGTAAAAGACCTCACTAAAAATGTTGGCACCATGATGAAAGCAATAGCGAAGGCCCATAAAGAGATGGCTGACAATCTTGAGGAAGGGCTTGAGAAAGGAGAAGCAGATAGAATTAAGGGCTTTAAGGCTATGATGGGGGACATTAGAAAAGGTATCAAGGACATCGAGACCCACGTTAAAAACAAGCTCAAGGAATTCTCTGATGCGCATGCGGATATGAGCGAAGAGCTCAAGAAAGAGTTGGCCAAGTATGTAGCTGGTATTGTCAGTGAAACAAAGAAACTGCTAGGTGGTTTTTCAGATGAAAGAGAGAAAATGGCTGCTAATTGGCAAGACATGGCAGCTACGATGGACAAAAGAAAAGGAGCTAAGCTGGTTAAGGTTGAAGCTGGAGAGAAGGTAACC
- a CDS encoding response regulator: MAEIKWDIRRGAEIYRTVYDGRLKNWISTGKIKKGEVLVWKSGFSGWRRPEELDELRPFFERWEKGQLEERKRERVRRMPPSKKQIKNILLIEDEKDICALLSESLVSKGYNVKTARTRREGINYLKKNSPDLVFLDLNLPDGDGMSVLSQMRKSNPKTIPAIISAYGSADRREEARRKGAYVFIDKPFTDREIFKVIRQLQR, from the coding sequence ATGGCGGAAATAAAATGGGACATCAGGAGGGGAGCGGAGATATATAGAACGGTGTATGATGGAAGATTGAAGAATTGGATTTCCACAGGAAAAATAAAAAAGGGGGAGGTGCTTGTCTGGAAGAGCGGCTTCTCCGGCTGGCGGAGGCCCGAAGAACTCGATGAGTTAAGGCCGTTTTTCGAACGGTGGGAGAAAGGCCAGTTGGAGGAGCGGAAAAGGGAAAGAGTAAGACGCATGCCGCCCTCGAAAAAGCAGATAAAAAATATATTGCTCATAGAGGACGAAAAGGATATATGCGCTCTCTTATCTGAATCCCTGGTCAGTAAGGGCTATAATGTAAAAACCGCCCGCACAAGGAGAGAAGGCATTAATTATTTGAAGAAAAACTCCCCGGACCTGGTATTCCTGGATTTGAATCTGCCGGATGGTGATGGAATGTCAGTTCTCTCTCAAATGCGGAAGAGCAATCCTAAGACAATCCCGGCTATTATCTCAGCATATGGAAGCGCAGACAGAAGAGAGGAAGCAAGGCGCAAAGGCGCTTATGTGTTTATTGACAAGCCATTCACCGATAGAGAGATATTTAAAGTCATACGACAGCTTCAAAGGTAG
- a CDS encoding DUF4172 domain-containing protein, which produces MKYIWERRNWFDFKYDDAVLLKPLSHLRVLQGKLLGRIASLDIKLETEAQGAILVEEAVRTAEIEGQKLNRDAVRSSVAVRLGLPRGIGTHDRNVDGLVDVLLDAVCFHDKPLTLERLNGWHAALFPSGYSGLKKIIAGEPRGNAPMQIVSGPIGKERVHFEALPGEHLDEEMRLFVKWWDLSPGRMDGILRAAAAHLRFVTIHPYEDGNGRLARALTDMALAQDEKLKVRFYSVSSEIMRSRDEYYKILEDVQRCRLDATKWFIWFIKCVTASIEHSRDIIANVFIRFDFWNQHTQTQLNERQKKVLNRILDAGPGNFAGGLTTRKYVSIARVSRSTAFREIADMLDKNVLRQLPGKGRSVHYDLVWPRMDK; this is translated from the coding sequence ATGAAATACATCTGGGAGCGCAGAAATTGGTTTGATTTTAAATATGACGATGCCGTCTTGCTCAAGCCCTTGAGCCATCTGCGAGTCTTGCAGGGGAAATTATTGGGCCGCATTGCCTCTCTTGATATTAAGCTCGAGACCGAAGCTCAGGGGGCTATTCTGGTTGAAGAAGCCGTCCGCACCGCAGAAATAGAAGGACAAAAGCTTAATCGGGACGCAGTTCGCTCATCGGTGGCTGTAAGGCTTGGCTTGCCGCGCGGTATTGGTACTCACGATAGGAATGTTGACGGCCTTGTGGATGTTTTGCTTGATGCCGTTTGTTTTCACGATAAGCCTTTGACGCTGGAGCGACTTAATGGCTGGCATGCGGCATTGTTTCCTTCGGGTTACTCCGGTTTAAAAAAAATAATTGCAGGGGAACCACGGGGTAATGCGCCTATGCAGATAGTTTCCGGCCCCATCGGTAAAGAAAGGGTGCATTTTGAAGCGTTGCCGGGGGAGCACCTCGATGAAGAAATGCGTCTCTTTGTAAAATGGTGGGATTTGTCGCCAGGCCGCATGGATGGCATATTGCGCGCGGCCGCTGCCCATCTGCGTTTTGTGACAATTCACCCTTACGAAGATGGTAATGGCCGTTTGGCAAGGGCTTTAACGGACATGGCTTTGGCGCAAGACGAAAAATTAAAAGTCAGGTTTTACAGTGTCTCGTCTGAGATTATGCGCTCAAGAGACGAATATTATAAAATCCTTGAGGATGTGCAAAGATGCCGTCTCGATGCCACGAAATGGTTTATATGGTTTATCAAATGCGTCACGGCATCCATTGAGCATTCCAGAGATATCATCGCCAACGTATTCATACGATTTGACTTTTGGAATCAGCACACCCAGACACAACTTAACGAGCGTCAGAAAAAAGTTCTAAACCGCATCCTGGATGCCGGGCCCGGCAATTTTGCCGGCGGTCTGACAACGCGCAAATACGTAAGTATTGCCAGGGTCAGCCGCTCCACCGCTTTTCGTGAAATCGCAGATATGCTCGATAAAAATGTCCTGCGCCAATTACCCGGCAAGGGCCGTAGCGTTCATTACGATTTGGTTTGGCCAAGGATGGACAAGTAG
- the gvpA gene encoding gas vesicle structural protein GvpA (There are 14 genes on the gvp gene cluster in halophilic archaea. The product of gvpA is a structural component of gas vesicles, which provide buoyancy to cells and promote flotation. It has been reported that the products of gvpAO and gvpFGJKLM represent the minimal set required for gas vesicle formation in halophilic archaea.) → MAVEKTIGSSSLVEVIDRILDKGIVVDAWVRVSLVGIELLAVEARVVVASVETYLKYAEAIGLTASAA, encoded by the coding sequence ATGGCAGTAGAGAAAACGATCGGTTCATCCAGCCTGGTTGAGGTTATCGACCGGATACTGGATAAGGGCATCGTGGTTGATGCCTGGGTGAGAGTGTCGTTGGTGGGTATTGAGCTGCTCGCTGTTGAAGCCAGGGTCGTGGTTGCATCAGTCGAGACGTACCTGAAGTATGCCGAGGCGATCGGCCTTACCGCGTCAGCGGCGTAA